A single window of Candidatus Poribacteria bacterium DNA harbors:
- a CDS encoding hemin ABC transporter substrate-binding protein: protein MQIFRSNLYKAWILSVSIFVLFGILLCLAAADSISVTDAEGKTVVITSSERIVSLNGSTTEILFALGVGDNVVGCDASSTYPKGVKEQLPSVGYQYGLNAEGILSLNPTLVIGRDDVRPPQVVQQLRMAGVTVLLLKEPRSFEAAKQRLRTIGKAVEQQKKSEELINALDTDIKELDIKLASQKEQPKQKALFLYLRGTQTTLVLGTDTAPGAMFDIIGVKNAAGSIKGNKPMTAEAVIAAQPDVYVLFTTSLKSVGGVDGLLKLPGLAHTPAGQNRRVVTLDGQYLSGFGPRCGCAALDLFRGIYETDGHFVATGE, encoded by the coding sequence ATGCAAATTTTTCGATCAAACTTATATAAGGCGTGGATATTAAGTGTTTCGATTTTCGTTCTGTTCGGCATCCTACTCTGTCTTGCTGCCGCAGATTCAATTTCGGTGACAGATGCAGAGGGCAAAACCGTAGTCATTACGTCATCAGAACGTATCGTGAGTCTGAACGGCAGTACCACTGAAATTTTATTCGCTCTGGGTGTCGGCGATAACGTGGTCGGCTGTGATGCCTCATCAACGTATCCGAAAGGTGTGAAAGAACAACTACCGAGTGTCGGATATCAGTATGGACTCAACGCGGAGGGGATTCTCTCCCTGAATCCAACACTGGTGATTGGACGGGACGATGTGAGACCTCCGCAAGTCGTGCAGCAACTCCGCATGGCAGGCGTAACCGTTTTATTGCTTAAGGAGCCTCGCAGTTTTGAAGCAGCCAAGCAACGATTACGAACTATTGGTAAAGCAGTTGAGCAGCAGAAAAAATCTGAGGAATTAATAAACGCCTTAGACACTGACATCAAAGAACTGGACATCAAACTTGCCTCGCAAAAAGAGCAACCGAAACAGAAAGCACTGTTCCTCTATCTACGCGGCACACAAACCACCTTAGTGTTAGGAACCGATACCGCTCCCGGAGCAATGTTCGATATTATTGGAGTTAAAAATGCAGCAGGAAGCATTAAAGGAAACAAACCGATGACGGCGGAAGCGGTGATAGCGGCACAACCAGACGTGTATGTTCTATTCACCACAAGTCTAAAATCTGTCGGTGGCGTTGACGGATTGCTCAAATTGCCGGGCTTGGCACACACGCCTGCGGGGCAAAACAGACGCGTTGTAACACTGGATGGACAGTATTTATCTGGATTCGGTCCCCGTTGTGGGTGCGCTGCACTTGATCTGTTCCGAGGCATCTACGAAACTGATGGACATTTCGTTGCGACAGGCGAATAA